A portion of the Paenibacillus sp. PvR098 genome contains these proteins:
- a CDS encoding nitrile hydratase accessory protein has product MDEDSKVLMNYIQESANLPRENGELIFKTPWEGRIFAMAVLLLEKGFYPWKVFNGQFVREIGEAERQNPETDVVTAYYQHWVHAFEKVLVDKEVFTEEQLKARTHEFTSGQRHHVC; this is encoded by the coding sequence ATGGATGAAGATTCTAAAGTTTTAATGAACTATATACAAGAATCTGCGAATTTGCCCCGGGAGAACGGGGAGCTCATTTTTAAAACCCCTTGGGAAGGCCGAATTTTTGCCATGGCGGTGCTTTTATTAGAGAAAGGGTTTTATCCGTGGAAGGTGTTTAACGGACAATTTGTCCGGGAGATTGGGGAGGCCGAGCGTCAAAACCCGGAAACGGATGTGGTCACTGCTTATTACCAGCATTGGGTCCATGCCTTTGAGAAGGTTTTGGTGGACAAAGAGGTATTCACGGAAGAGCAGTTAAAAGCAAGGACTCATGAATTTACATCCGGTCAAAGACATCACGTTTGCTGA
- a CDS encoding UvrD-helicase domain-containing protein: protein MIKPSDIEARKRISEDLETTFVVEAGAGSGKTTSLVGRMVSLIRTGTARVDQLAAITFTNKAADELKERFRLDLERSLQVAGDQEKTRLSAALECLDQGFIGTIHAFCGMLLRERPVEAGVDPAFRELDEQAEMEQRSRCWDEYVQLLTEEGKDGELQELRQYGIHVNTLKGVYERVSLFTDVRIEAADRPQPDFDMIRLSLPRLVDEAWPYLPVSEPEKGWDALQRALRTVKQKERNLSWDDDRHVLQLAAEFDKKLDVTLNRWVNKAKAKELKERFQEWQVTVLFPLLQSWREFLYPKLICVVLPAVAYSERKRLEAGFVSFQDLLMKAASMLREAPEVRRYFANRYQRLLVDEFQDTDPIQAEMMFLLTGRGEDPEEKDWRKLQPRPGSLFIVGDPKQSIYRFRRADISIYNEVKSRVRACGDVLQLNANFRSVQAIGDYVNYQFGTKFPKETSEQQAAFVTMETQIPNPGTKKKPAHGVYTLAYPKLPGGKAAVAAEDAKRIAAYIAWASRDGNLKIQERDSSTSGYVLRAAVPSDFLILTKTREFIGLYAEVLDHHGVPAETTGSAVLYEEILSLSQLAACLADPSDKVALLAVLRGPFFGASDRELLTYKQEGHSLHFLKLPQECGGASDADGVREALTKLRSYYGWTRKLPAMTALYRMLEDMGLLLYTALQEAGATRAGTLLKLLQLLQDNPDTAADWGALAEALKEWTTGKGVEASSLYAGRGQAVRIMNLHKSKGLEAPVVFLACPCGETDHDAAEHIDRSQDPAAGYFTISQRKFEYVSETLAQPIGWETIGLKEREFMNAEKDRLLYVSATRAKQLLVISQYPEQPVKCPWSPLMEGMEWVPELEIPDIQPQDAGQYDGHPDIDLFQKERSAILEQLEQPTYAHVSVTGLTKMAADIPEWSSEGHGMTFGSLVHQGIEAVGKGLSADALKSYMQMIGAQLSLTEEMSEEACRTVAAVIGSALWQRALRAKTRLHEVRVMVRKKPGEIGLTESSGNSSEEVVAAKESVTMGNSAVSTVFLEGVIDFLFEEEEGWVMVDFKTDRFDEDKEESFLRFYKPQVMAYAKEWSETFGYKVKEAGLYFTHPHKYVPLTKN from the coding sequence TTGATTAAACCTAGCGACATCGAAGCGCGGAAGCGCATTTCGGAGGATCTGGAGACGACTTTTGTCGTGGAAGCGGGAGCGGGCTCTGGGAAGACGACAAGTCTAGTCGGCCGGATGGTATCCTTGATTCGCACCGGTACGGCTAGAGTGGATCAGTTGGCGGCCATCACGTTCACCAATAAAGCGGCCGATGAGCTGAAGGAGCGTTTTCGGTTGGATTTGGAGCGTTCGCTCCAAGTGGCGGGTGATCAAGAGAAAACGCGGTTATCCGCTGCATTAGAGTGCTTGGACCAAGGCTTTATTGGGACGATCCATGCGTTTTGCGGGATGCTGCTGCGGGAGAGGCCGGTGGAAGCGGGAGTGGATCCGGCTTTTCGGGAGCTGGATGAGCAGGCGGAGATGGAGCAGCGGAGCCGGTGCTGGGATGAATATGTGCAGTTGTTGACCGAGGAGGGGAAGGACGGCGAGCTTCAAGAGCTTCGGCAGTACGGTATCCATGTAAATACGCTTAAAGGTGTATACGAGCGGGTTTCTTTGTTCACCGATGTTCGGATCGAAGCGGCGGACCGACCGCAACCGGACTTTGATATGATTCGATTATCCTTGCCGCGGCTCGTTGACGAAGCCTGGCCGTACCTGCCGGTAAGTGAGCCGGAGAAAGGCTGGGATGCGCTGCAAAGAGCGCTTCGAACTGTGAAACAGAAGGAGCGGAACCTAAGCTGGGATGACGACCGGCATGTACTGCAGTTGGCGGCTGAGTTTGATAAGAAGCTGGACGTCACGCTTAACCGTTGGGTGAATAAAGCCAAGGCCAAAGAGCTCAAGGAACGGTTTCAGGAATGGCAGGTCACCGTGTTATTTCCTTTACTGCAATCTTGGAGAGAGTTTCTGTACCCCAAGCTGATTTGTGTGGTGCTGCCAGCCGTGGCATACAGCGAACGAAAGCGGCTGGAAGCCGGCTTTGTCAGTTTTCAGGATTTGCTGATGAAGGCCGCATCAATGCTCAGAGAAGCCCCGGAAGTTCGCCGTTATTTTGCGAACCGGTATCAGCGTCTGCTTGTCGACGAGTTTCAAGATACAGATCCAATTCAAGCGGAGATGATGTTTCTGCTGACGGGCAGGGGGGAGGACCCGGAAGAGAAGGATTGGCGGAAGCTTCAGCCGCGCCCGGGATCATTGTTCATTGTGGGCGATCCGAAGCAGTCGATTTACAGGTTCCGCCGTGCCGATATCTCCATCTACAATGAAGTGAAGAGCCGGGTTAGGGCCTGCGGAGATGTGCTGCAGCTGAACGCGAACTTCCGCTCGGTGCAAGCGATCGGCGACTATGTCAACTATCAGTTTGGGACGAAATTTCCGAAAGAAACATCGGAACAGCAAGCGGCCTTCGTAACGATGGAGACCCAAATTCCGAACCCCGGGACGAAGAAGAAACCGGCGCATGGGGTATATACGTTGGCTTACCCGAAGCTGCCGGGAGGGAAAGCAGCTGTAGCGGCGGAGGATGCAAAACGGATTGCAGCATATATCGCTTGGGCCTCTCGAGACGGTAATCTGAAAATACAAGAGCGGGACTCAAGCACCAGCGGGTATGTGCTACGCGCCGCGGTGCCTAGTGATTTTCTGATTTTGACAAAAACACGAGAGTTTATCGGTTTGTACGCAGAGGTGCTGGATCATCACGGGGTACCGGCAGAGACGACAGGAAGCGCCGTGCTGTATGAAGAGATACTAAGCTTGTCACAGCTTGCGGCTTGTCTTGCTGATCCTTCGGACAAAGTGGCCCTCTTGGCGGTTCTTCGTGGACCGTTCTTTGGTGCTAGCGACCGGGAGCTTCTGACTTATAAGCAGGAAGGACATTCTCTCCACTTTCTGAAGCTCCCGCAAGAGTGCGGCGGTGCGTCAGATGCGGATGGGGTTCGTGAAGCTTTAACCAAACTGCGGTCGTATTACGGTTGGACACGGAAGCTGCCCGCAATGACGGCATTGTACCGGATGCTGGAAGACATGGGCCTGCTTCTATACACGGCGCTTCAAGAAGCCGGAGCTACAAGGGCAGGCACCCTGCTTAAGCTTCTGCAGCTTTTGCAGGATAACCCCGACACCGCGGCGGATTGGGGAGCTCTTGCGGAGGCGCTCAAAGAGTGGACAACGGGCAAGGGGGTAGAAGCCTCCAGCTTATATGCAGGGCGCGGCCAAGCGGTTCGCATCATGAATTTGCACAAATCCAAAGGACTTGAAGCTCCTGTGGTCTTTCTGGCTTGTCCCTGCGGTGAGACGGATCATGATGCCGCAGAGCATATCGACCGCTCGCAGGACCCTGCCGCCGGATATTTTACGATCTCCCAGCGAAAATTCGAATACGTCAGTGAAACGTTGGCTCAGCCGATAGGATGGGAGACGATAGGTTTGAAAGAGCGGGAGTTCATGAACGCCGAGAAGGATCGGCTGCTGTACGTTTCGGCAACCCGGGCGAAGCAGCTTCTGGTCATCAGCCAGTATCCCGAACAGCCGGTCAAATGCCCTTGGAGCCCGCTTATGGAAGGAATGGAATGGGTGCCGGAGCTGGAGATCCCGGATATTCAGCCTCAGGACGCAGGACAGTACGATGGGCACCCTGATATCGACTTATTTCAGAAGGAGAGGTCAGCGATACTCGAGCAGTTGGAGCAGCCTACGTATGCCCATGTATCCGTAACGGGATTAACGAAAATGGCCGCTGACATCCCCGAGTGGTCTTCGGAAGGGCACGGTATGACGTTCGGCAGTCTGGTTCACCAAGGGATTGAGGCGGTAGGGAAGGGGCTCTCAGCTGATGCGCTGAAATCCTATATGCAAATGATCGGTGCCCAGTTGTCGCTTACAGAGGAAATGAGTGAGGAAGCTTGCCGTACCGTTGCAGCGGTGATCGGAAGTGCTTTATGGCAAAGGGCTCTTCGAGCCAAGACTAGGCTTCATGAGGTGCGGGTCATGGTGCGTAAGAAGCCGGGAGAGATCGGACTGACGGAGAGCAGCGGGAATTCCTCTGAAGAGGTGGTAGCTGCGAAGGAGTCCGTAACCATGGGAAACAGCGCCGTAAGCACGGTATTTCTGGAAGGAGTCATCGACTTTCTCTTTGAGGAGGAGGAGGGCTGGGTCATGGTGGACTTTAAGACGGACCGTTTCGATGAAGACAAAGAGGAATCGTTCCTCCGCTTCTATAAGCCTCAGGTGATGGCTTATGCCAAAGAATGGAGCGAGACCTTCGGATATAAGGTCAAGGAAGCCGGGCTGTATTTTACTCATCCTCACAAATATGTCCCTCTTACCAAAAACTAA
- a CDS encoding tetratricopeptide repeat protein: MQSKARSLYDNQKYEAAIELYDVLIQREADDYEHYVMKGRSLEALRKYEEAFFCYDKALSLNPCFATYYDKATLLSWYLKRYEEAIELYDKCLESDPSDRDVLMNKAGAYRDWGKIDQAIETFERALYFEEDAEEAMQQVYSIKEAYVMGGNTSLEERRWSDAIECFQKCQSITLNDGRYRVAPDNYYQYYNEDEYDPYGEFRAKFSLLNEKAQVGLGHAYYEQGNLKEAGRQYPYMDSRAMDGTALLRSAECYLAEKEMYPAYLCLKEAAKYGVPVEEKLNMLQREYPEHLVSVKRNSEKTLKAVVAEAEKWARKCGVTDKETIQANIQLLGMSIGNHYVKKSFEELYSYRVVDNDDVIGVLSLFGYAAVMLSDQGVPPLYYQRWVKKQIAAAQPHLHSINGVSLAQAEAEEAEAMVKSGDYLTEASAAALLQRLQKRKFTTQAADKHIEKVKAALRKFEEKSRTVEGILYSSMEEAAAASAELSIIKPMMEQADLSSEDQVKHVLKQMEEHRFQTPAVSSYVKQMENVLAKFEEKRSFRGVIFSSEEQARLAAEEWEAAQELYEQFDLSTKEGAEASLKLLEEQPFQTGLPQEHIDQVKAALNKFDLEARTIDGIIYDTLDEAEAAELEIQKIESLIQRSNYSTAEKAEQLLAKLESFNPQTTRKYVKEIRKVIEQEARTYEGKVYGSRREAENAKISKLLKKAHSHQERRNTGFFMKTFLYLLGIGVSIALISFLNIIGIILVALGYMGHFVNLKEEKKAWKELTDKGKKALPPLR, encoded by the coding sequence ATGCAATCCAAAGCACGCTCATTATATGATAACCAAAAATATGAGGCCGCCATCGAGCTCTATGACGTTCTGATTCAAAGAGAAGCGGATGATTACGAGCATTATGTGATGAAAGGCCGCTCGCTGGAAGCCCTTCGGAAATACGAGGAAGCTTTCTTTTGTTACGATAAAGCACTTTCGCTCAATCCCTGTTTTGCAACGTATTACGATAAGGCAACTCTTCTATCATGGTATTTGAAACGATATGAAGAAGCCATTGAGCTGTACGACAAATGCTTGGAGTCAGACCCGTCCGACCGTGATGTGCTGATGAACAAAGCAGGCGCATACAGGGATTGGGGCAAAATCGATCAAGCGATCGAAACCTTTGAAAGAGCGCTCTATTTTGAAGAGGATGCGGAAGAGGCTATGCAGCAGGTGTATTCCATCAAAGAGGCGTATGTGATGGGGGGCAATACGAGTCTGGAGGAACGTCGCTGGTCGGATGCTATTGAATGTTTTCAGAAATGCCAAAGCATCACGCTTAACGACGGTCGGTACCGGGTAGCCCCTGACAACTACTACCAATATTACAATGAAGACGAGTACGATCCCTATGGGGAATTTAGAGCCAAATTTTCACTGCTGAATGAAAAGGCCCAAGTAGGCTTAGGTCATGCTTACTATGAACAAGGCAACCTGAAGGAAGCCGGAAGGCAGTATCCTTATATGGACAGCCGGGCGATGGACGGGACTGCTCTGCTCCGCAGCGCGGAATGCTATTTGGCCGAGAAGGAGATGTATCCCGCTTATTTGTGCTTGAAGGAAGCGGCAAAGTACGGGGTTCCTGTGGAAGAGAAGCTGAACATGCTGCAGCGCGAATATCCGGAGCACTTGGTCTCTGTGAAACGGAATTCGGAGAAAACGCTCAAGGCGGTCGTGGCTGAAGCGGAGAAATGGGCTCGGAAATGCGGTGTGACCGATAAAGAAACGATTCAGGCCAACATTCAGCTATTGGGGATGTCGATCGGCAACCACTATGTCAAAAAATCATTTGAGGAGCTATATTCATACCGCGTCGTAGATAACGACGATGTCATCGGCGTACTCAGCTTATTTGGTTATGCGGCTGTCATGCTGTCCGATCAAGGCGTACCCCCGTTGTATTATCAACGTTGGGTGAAGAAGCAGATCGCAGCGGCTCAACCGCATCTGCATAGCATCAACGGAGTGTCGTTGGCCCAAGCCGAAGCGGAAGAGGCAGAGGCCATGGTCAAAAGCGGGGATTATTTGACGGAAGCTTCTGCCGCCGCTCTCTTGCAAAGACTGCAGAAACGCAAGTTCACTACGCAAGCGGCAGACAAGCATATCGAAAAGGTAAAAGCTGCGCTGCGGAAATTTGAAGAAAAGTCGAGGACCGTGGAAGGGATTCTTTACAGCAGCATGGAAGAGGCCGCCGCGGCTTCGGCTGAATTGAGTATCATTAAACCGATGATGGAGCAGGCCGATCTCTCGAGCGAGGATCAAGTGAAGCATGTGTTGAAGCAAATGGAAGAGCACCGCTTTCAGACCCCGGCGGTGTCCTCATATGTGAAGCAAATGGAGAACGTATTAGCGAAATTTGAAGAGAAGCGTTCGTTCCGGGGCGTTATCTTTTCCAGCGAAGAACAAGCCAGACTAGCGGCGGAGGAATGGGAGGCCGCTCAAGAGCTATATGAGCAGTTTGATCTGTCCACGAAGGAAGGCGCCGAAGCTTCATTGAAGTTGCTGGAAGAGCAGCCTTTCCAAACGGGACTCCCGCAAGAGCACATAGATCAGGTCAAAGCGGCGCTGAACAAATTTGATCTGGAAGCGAGAACAATCGATGGGATCATCTATGACACCTTGGATGAGGCCGAAGCTGCAGAGCTGGAAATCCAAAAGATCGAATCGCTTATTCAGCGGAGCAATTACTCTACCGCCGAGAAAGCCGAGCAATTGCTTGCGAAGCTGGAGAGCTTCAATCCCCAAACGACCAGGAAGTATGTCAAAGAGATCCGAAAGGTTATTGAGCAGGAAGCGCGAACCTATGAAGGTAAGGTATATGGATCGAGAAGGGAAGCAGAGAACGCGAAGATCTCGAAGCTGCTGAAGAAGGCCCACAGCCATCAAGAGCGCAGAAATACAGGATTTTTCATGAAGACCTTCTTATATTTGCTGGGGATCGGGGTTAGTATAGCTCTCATCTCTTTTTTAAACATCATAGGCATTATTCTGGTGGCTTTAGGCTATATGGGGCACTTCGTGAATTTGAAAGAAGAGAAAAAAGCATGGAAAGAGCTTACCGATAAAGGGAAAAAGGCTCTGCCTCCTCTACGGTAG
- a CDS encoding PD-(D/E)XK nuclease family protein, translated as MSSAFIRNLHDVFEHSPLTRKVLLVDRFADGQQWLQQVCRDHGRVLNVEPQTIESLALKQAGLQLFQQGMCYLRSGQTFWIVQQLMTELAEEGSTYISQTLLTPGMAACVHRSVTDLRSALVLSADLRLDMFMDERKGHYLKELLNRYECYLAKHHYADLASLVTYIEPDTDSVVYILPEKALRAKSEQVILKTIAGGRLVLVERERSFTEPTSGFPVEKAEFFHAAGTLAEVREVLRRIHQQHIPLDQVEIISSDMDSYIGPIHTMALELGMPCTYSGGLPLPYSRAGWTLLAALDWVELDFPVSRFISMLRGGGISLRKRDEGVSGSDWIRWLERLNIGWGKERYLLLLDPERCTEKEEIHRVELLRSLFIELLSPLPDDDKGWSPLLVLRWLHQLMSTYGVIHNEEDASVIKALEDSMETLGMLGTAPMSKAEALQYAREQLARFRTHVSATPRPGFLHISSLANGGLSGRPYTFLIGMDERSWSSSSRQDPVLLDEERHNISGELTLAAEHSLRDKQERNSRLGMIRGQVTLSYCSYQLSEGKPASPAFELLQLFRTQQQLPKADFSAVHDTLGLPVGYLSTKGSTPETALPLDASDLWSHELAMDGGRLRNGKHPMEAAYPFIGQGSRAKACRESMSITGYDGWVQAEGASSLPQVQQPIAYSASQLERYAECPMKYYFSYVLGMWPKEAAVYDRTRWLAPADRGSLLHRIFFEYLKKITIDGAVAPQHDNRILRSVTEFLLCEAERMVPAPSLHIFQKESDEIRRDVEWFLQEETAKTALPRYFEQELSLNGEPLEIVLEDGSSVLLRGFVDRIDQIAPHQYRIIDYKTGSPSKYREHEYFAGGTQLQHALYALAAEQWLKESGKDPEARVTESAYYFPTAKGIGREVVRLQDRRGELAQVVLGLLHSMELGIYIPTQDTKRCRYCDYAEVCGSHASLMGEKKENPEHRELLKSLLEVEKVD; from the coding sequence TTGTCCTCTGCCTTCATCCGGAATTTGCACGACGTGTTTGAGCATTCTCCTTTGACCAGGAAAGTCCTGTTGGTTGACCGGTTTGCTGATGGCCAGCAGTGGCTGCAGCAGGTTTGCAGAGATCATGGCCGTGTGCTGAATGTCGAGCCGCAAACGATAGAGAGCTTAGCTTTGAAGCAGGCGGGGCTTCAGCTTTTTCAGCAGGGCATGTGCTATTTGCGCTCAGGTCAAACTTTCTGGATCGTGCAGCAGTTGATGACGGAGCTTGCGGAGGAAGGCAGCACATACATTAGCCAAACGCTGCTAACGCCTGGAATGGCAGCTTGCGTCCACCGGTCCGTTACCGACTTGCGCAGCGCGCTGGTTCTGTCGGCGGATTTGCGCCTGGACATGTTTATGGATGAGCGCAAAGGCCATTACTTGAAAGAACTGCTGAACAGATACGAATGTTATCTGGCAAAGCATCATTATGCCGATCTAGCCTCGCTCGTGACATATATAGAGCCCGACACGGACAGCGTCGTCTACATTCTGCCGGAGAAAGCGCTTCGAGCCAAGTCCGAACAGGTCATTTTGAAAACCATCGCGGGGGGGCGTCTTGTGCTTGTGGAGCGGGAGAGGTCCTTCACAGAGCCGACTTCCGGATTTCCTGTAGAGAAGGCGGAGTTTTTTCATGCGGCAGGTACGCTTGCCGAGGTGCGGGAGGTGCTGCGGCGTATACACCAGCAGCACATTCCTTTGGACCAAGTGGAAATCATTTCATCGGATATGGACTCTTACATCGGTCCGATTCATACGATGGCATTGGAGTTAGGCATGCCTTGTACTTATTCTGGAGGTCTGCCGCTGCCATATTCCCGTGCAGGTTGGACACTGCTTGCGGCACTCGACTGGGTGGAATTGGACTTTCCTGTTTCCCGGTTCATCTCTATGCTTCGAGGCGGAGGAATCTCATTGCGGAAGAGGGATGAGGGAGTAAGCGGCTCGGATTGGATTCGATGGCTGGAGCGGCTGAATATAGGGTGGGGAAAAGAGCGGTATTTGCTGCTGCTCGATCCGGAACGTTGTACCGAAAAAGAGGAGATTCATAGGGTCGAGCTTCTTAGGAGCCTGTTCATAGAGTTGTTATCCCCTTTACCTGACGACGATAAAGGCTGGAGTCCGCTGCTTGTGCTTCGTTGGCTGCATCAATTGATGAGTACGTATGGCGTCATTCACAATGAGGAAGACGCCTCGGTCATCAAGGCGCTGGAGGATTCGATGGAAACGCTTGGGATGCTGGGGACGGCCCCGATGTCAAAGGCGGAAGCGCTCCAATATGCGAGAGAACAGCTTGCGAGGTTCAGAACTCATGTTTCTGCGACACCCAGGCCGGGCTTTTTGCATATTTCTTCTTTAGCGAATGGGGGACTTAGCGGCAGACCGTACACGTTCCTGATCGGCATGGATGAACGGAGTTGGTCTTCGTCCTCCCGTCAGGATCCGGTTCTGTTAGATGAAGAGAGACACAACATCAGTGGGGAGTTGACCCTCGCCGCTGAACATAGCCTTAGGGATAAACAGGAACGAAATTCAAGGCTGGGCATGATCCGCGGACAGGTCACACTGAGCTATTGTTCATATCAGCTTTCGGAGGGGAAGCCGGCCAGTCCCGCGTTCGAGCTCCTGCAGCTGTTCAGAACACAGCAGCAGCTCCCGAAGGCTGATTTCTCCGCAGTGCACGATACTTTGGGTCTGCCTGTCGGGTACTTGTCTACTAAAGGATCCACTCCAGAAACGGCACTGCCGCTGGACGCTTCGGACCTTTGGTCACACGAGCTGGCAATGGACGGCGGACGTCTACGGAACGGAAAGCATCCAATGGAAGCTGCATATCCTTTCATCGGTCAAGGAAGCAGGGCCAAAGCATGTCGTGAGTCCATGTCGATCACAGGATATGACGGCTGGGTGCAGGCCGAGGGGGCGAGCTCTCTTCCGCAAGTTCAACAGCCGATCGCTTACAGCGCAAGTCAGTTGGAACGGTATGCGGAGTGTCCGATGAAATATTATTTTAGCTATGTTTTAGGCATGTGGCCCAAGGAGGCGGCGGTGTACGACCGGACCCGATGGTTGGCGCCGGCGGACAGGGGAAGCTTGCTGCATCGCATTTTTTTCGAATATCTGAAAAAGATCACCATAGACGGGGCTGTGGCACCACAGCACGATAACCGCATCCTGAGGTCAGTGACCGAGTTTCTGCTTTGTGAGGCTGAGCGAATGGTTCCTGCACCAAGTCTGCATATCTTCCAAAAAGAGTCGGATGAGATACGCCGCGATGTCGAATGGTTTCTTCAAGAGGAGACAGCCAAAACGGCGCTTCCCCGTTATTTTGAACAGGAACTGTCTCTGAACGGAGAGCCGCTGGAGATCGTGCTGGAGGACGGATCATCGGTCCTGCTGCGGGGATTTGTTGACCGAATCGACCAAATCGCGCCGCATCAATACCGGATTATCGATTACAAAACGGGAAGTCCCTCCAAGTACCGTGAGCATGAGTATTTTGCCGGGGGCACGCAGCTGCAGCATGCTTTATATGCTTTGGCTGCAGAGCAGTGGCTTAAGGAATCGGGCAAAGACCCGGAAGCCAGGGTAACCGAGTCGGCGTATTATTTTCCAACCGCCAAAGGTATCGGGCGAGAGGTCGTACGTTTGCAGGATCGCCGGGGAGAATTGGCTCAAGTGGTGCTCGGACTGCTTCACTCGATGGAACTGGGAATTTATATTCCGACCCAGGATACTAAACGCTGCAGGTATTGTGATTATGCTGAGGTTTGCGGAAGCCATGCATCGCTGATGGGGGAGAAAAAAGAAAACCCAGAGCACCGGGAGCTGCTGAAGTCATTGTTGGAGGTGGAGAAGGTTGATTAA
- a CDS encoding isochorismatase family protein has product MRIWEPFLTEWDKEVFGSSGYNAKGEFGKRPAVLVVDVNYAFCGHKEEPILESIRSWRHSCGEEAWAAIPYIQKMLAAAREQHIPVFYSTGKDLRPDGFDGGGWNRKNTRAGDDFGVPGFRGNDIVKEIAPLPSEFVIEKLKPSPFVGTPLTGYLIDLGVDTLIICGTTTSGCVRASVIDAFSLNFKVGVAEECTFDRGQASHAINLFDMNAKYADVVSTADIVTYFSQIEKGLYDNKIDFSIKTTG; this is encoded by the coding sequence ATGCGGATTTGGGAACCATTTTTAACAGAGTGGGATAAAGAAGTTTTTGGTAGCTCAGGTTATAACGCCAAGGGGGAATTCGGTAAACGGCCTGCAGTATTGGTTGTAGATGTAAACTATGCGTTCTGCGGACATAAAGAAGAGCCAATACTGGAATCGATCCGTTCATGGCGTCATAGCTGCGGCGAGGAGGCGTGGGCAGCCATCCCGTATATACAAAAAATGCTTGCAGCCGCCCGTGAACAGCATATTCCGGTATTTTACTCGACAGGTAAAGATCTCCGGCCGGACGGTTTCGACGGAGGAGGCTGGAATCGTAAAAATACGCGTGCCGGCGATGATTTCGGCGTGCCTGGGTTCCGGGGGAATGATATTGTGAAGGAAATTGCCCCATTACCTAGTGAATTTGTGATTGAAAAGCTGAAGCCGTCTCCCTTCGTCGGCACCCCGCTGACAGGGTATCTCATCGATCTTGGCGTAGATACTCTCATTATCTGCGGAACGACTACGAGCGGTTGCGTGCGCGCAAGTGTTATCGATGCGTTCTCTTTGAACTTTAAGGTAGGAGTAGCCGAGGAGTGCACCTTTGATCGGGGGCAGGCGTCGCATGCCATCAATCTTTTTGATATGAACGCCAAATATGCAGATGTGGTAAGTACAGCTGATATCGTGACGTATTTCAGTCAAATCGAGAAAGGCTTGTACGATAACAAAATCGATTTTTCTATAAAGACAACGGGATGA
- the nthA gene encoding nitrile hydratase subunit alpha, producing MKNNEDHHHHHHDHNHPHKLPESFEEMRTMAIESLLIEKGLISTEEVDELIRYFVSDIGPMNGSKVVARAWVDPEFKQKILENGNLAFTELGLKNMQSDLVVLENTPGIHHVVVCTLCSCYPWALLGLPPTWYKSTAYRSRVVIDPRSVLQEFGVELEDSVEIRVVDSNAEVRYLILPERPPGTEHMTEEELTAIITRDAMIGVAKVRAAN from the coding sequence ATGAAAAACAATGAAGATCATCACCATCACCATCATGATCATAACCATCCTCATAAGCTGCCGGAATCGTTTGAAGAAATGCGGACCATGGCCATCGAATCTCTTCTTATTGAAAAAGGATTGATTTCAACGGAAGAAGTGGATGAGCTGATTCGCTATTTCGTTTCGGATATCGGTCCGATGAACGGATCCAAGGTGGTCGCGAGGGCCTGGGTTGATCCGGAATTTAAACAAAAGATCCTGGAAAATGGGAATCTTGCGTTTACCGAGCTTGGCTTGAAAAATATGCAAAGCGATTTGGTTGTTTTGGAGAACACGCCCGGCATTCATCATGTGGTGGTATGTACACTTTGTTCTTGTTATCCATGGGCTTTGCTGGGCTTGCCTCCTACATGGTATAAGAGCACAGCTTATCGCTCTAGAGTGGTGATCGATCCTCGAAGCGTGCTCCAGGAATTTGGCGTGGAATTGGAGGATTCGGTAGAAATCCGTGTCGTGGACAGCAATGCGGAGGTCCGTTATCTTATACTTCCTGAGCGGCCTCCGGGAACGGAGCATATGACGGAGGAAGAATTGACAGCTATAATCACACGGGATGCGATGATCGGCGTAGCCAAAGTAAGGGCTGCTAACTAA